The Fimbriimonas ginsengisoli Gsoil 348 genome window below encodes:
- a CDS encoding acetyl-CoA C-acetyltransferase, with translation MEDVVILAGARTPIGAFMGALSTFTGPQLGSFAIKAALERAGVSPEEVDEVIMGEVLTGAVGQAPARQAAIAAGLPTSVPALTVNKVCGSGMKAAMLAAQAVKLGDSKIVVAGGMESMTNAPYALDKARTGYRMGNGKLIDTMIHDGLWDPYGDCHMGTCGDATAASLDFSREQLDEFAAESYRRALDAQAAGRFTDEIVPVSIPQRKGDPVIVDKDEEPAKGDISKLPSLRPAFGKEGVTTAGNASSLDDGGCALIVASMTEAERRGAKPLGRIVGYSTHAQDPQWFTTAPAFAVQKLLEQHNLKVSDIDLFEVNEAFAVVAMAVGQKVEIPRDRLNVNGGAVALGHPIGMTGARLILTALLELRRRGGRYAIATPCIGGGEATAVLLEAM, from the coding sequence ATGGAAGACGTAGTAATTCTCGCGGGCGCGCGTACGCCGATCGGCGCTTTTATGGGCGCGCTCTCCACCTTCACCGGTCCTCAGCTAGGTTCGTTTGCCATCAAGGCCGCGCTCGAGCGCGCCGGAGTGAGTCCGGAAGAAGTGGACGAGGTCATCATGGGCGAAGTCCTTACCGGAGCCGTTGGGCAGGCTCCGGCCCGGCAGGCCGCGATTGCCGCCGGCCTCCCCACTTCGGTTCCCGCGCTCACGGTCAACAAGGTCTGCGGCTCGGGGATGAAAGCCGCGATGCTGGCCGCCCAAGCGGTCAAGCTCGGCGACAGCAAAATCGTCGTCGCCGGTGGAATGGAGTCGATGACCAACGCTCCTTACGCTCTGGATAAGGCGCGAACCGGTTACCGCATGGGTAACGGCAAGCTGATCGACACGATGATCCACGACGGTCTTTGGGATCCATATGGCGACTGCCACATGGGAACCTGCGGAGACGCCACCGCCGCTTCGCTCGACTTCTCGCGTGAGCAGCTCGACGAGTTCGCCGCCGAAAGCTACCGGCGAGCGCTCGATGCTCAGGCTGCGGGGCGCTTTACCGACGAGATCGTTCCCGTATCGATCCCGCAACGAAAAGGGGATCCTGTGATCGTGGACAAGGACGAAGAGCCGGCCAAAGGAGATATTTCGAAGCTGCCCTCGCTCCGACCGGCGTTCGGTAAAGAGGGGGTGACCACGGCCGGTAACGCCAGCTCGCTCGACGACGGCGGCTGCGCTCTGATCGTGGCGAGCATGACGGAGGCAGAGCGACGGGGCGCCAAACCGCTTGGCCGCATCGTCGGGTACTCGACCCACGCTCAAGACCCGCAATGGTTCACCACGGCGCCTGCGTTCGCGGTTCAGAAACTTTTGGAGCAGCACAACCTCAAGGTGAGCGACATCGACCTGTTCGAGGTTAACGAGGCGTTCGCCGTCGTCGCGATGGCGGTCGGCCAGAAGGTCGAGATTCCGCGGGATCGGCTGAACGTCAACGGCGGCGCCGTCGCGCTGGGCCATCCGATCGGTATGACCGGCGCGCGCTTGATCCTGACTGCTCTCCTCGAGCTCCGCCGACGTGGCGGCCGATATGCGATTGCCACCCCCTGTATCGGTGGGGGCGAAGCAACCGCAGTTCTCCTGGAAGCGATGTGA
- the queG gene encoding tRNA epoxyqueuosine(34) reductase QueG, producing the protein MFSSLLLKIEARRLGFELCGVAEAVEAPHLREYAAWLDKGYHGEMGYLREHLPIKAHPRALLPGVRSVIAVGLNYNQPNPPRPGRPRIARYALGRDYHRVLRGKLKKLAAWIEANHPGSECRACVDSAPVFERDYARLAGLGWFGKNTMLINSQRGSWFFIGLLLTTVEFHPDEAAVGACGTCRRCIDACPTGAIVFEEGRWQVDARHCISYLTIEHPGELPRPTGEWTFGCDVCQEVCPFNHPRPRAPLRAQVTEEPDFLAQREWPSLVELAELSYERWDHLTRGSAVRRTGIEGLRRNAGANLKNSDAS; encoded by the coding sequence TTGTTTAGCTCTTTGTTGCTGAAGATCGAGGCGCGGCGGCTCGGCTTTGAGCTGTGCGGGGTAGCCGAGGCGGTGGAGGCGCCGCATTTGAGGGAGTATGCGGCTTGGCTGGACAAGGGCTACCACGGAGAAATGGGTTACCTCCGGGAGCATCTGCCAATAAAAGCCCATCCCCGAGCCCTTCTTCCCGGAGTGCGGTCGGTGATTGCGGTCGGGCTCAATTACAATCAGCCCAATCCGCCGCGCCCGGGGCGCCCCCGGATCGCGCGCTATGCCTTGGGGCGTGACTATCACCGAGTGCTCCGAGGAAAGCTGAAGAAGCTGGCCGCCTGGATCGAGGCGAACCATCCGGGCTCGGAGTGCCGCGCTTGCGTCGACTCGGCGCCGGTGTTCGAGCGGGATTACGCGCGGCTGGCGGGACTTGGCTGGTTCGGAAAGAACACGATGTTGATCAACTCCCAGCGCGGAAGCTGGTTCTTCATCGGCCTGTTGCTCACCACCGTCGAATTCCATCCCGACGAAGCGGCCGTCGGCGCCTGCGGGACTTGCCGCCGGTGCATCGACGCTTGCCCGACCGGGGCGATCGTATTTGAGGAAGGCCGCTGGCAGGTCGACGCGCGGCACTGCATCAGCTACCTCACCATCGAACACCCGGGAGAGCTACCCCGGCCGACCGGAGAATGGACGTTCGGATGCGATGTGTGCCAAGAGGTCTGCCCGTTCAATCATCCGCGACCCCGAGCCCCGTTGCGAGCCCAGGTAACGGAAGAGCCGGATTTCCTCGCGCAACGGGAATGGCCCTCTCTTGTCGAACTGGCCGAGCTCTCTTACGAAAGGTGGGACCACCTCACGCGCGGCTCCGCCGTCCGGCGAACCGGCATCGAAGGTCTGCGAAGAAACGCCGGCGCAAACCTAAAAAACTCGGACGCTTCCTAG
- the trxA gene encoding thioredoxin — protein sequence MASHLSMTTAEFDQQVLQSDVPVLVDFWAEWCGPCKAIGPSIEQLAVDYAGRAKVVKIDVDSEGDLAQRYGIMSIPALVVFKGGKEVDRMVGAAPKPQIAALIDRAL from the coding sequence ATGGCTTCCCACCTTTCCATGACGACCGCGGAGTTCGACCAGCAGGTCCTCCAGTCAGACGTTCCAGTTCTTGTAGATTTTTGGGCCGAGTGGTGTGGCCCTTGCAAGGCGATCGGTCCGTCGATCGAACAACTGGCCGTCGACTATGCCGGCCGCGCCAAGGTTGTCAAGATCGATGTAGACAGCGAAGGCGATCTGGCTCAGCGCTACGGCATTATGAGCATCCCAGCCCTCGTCGTCTTTAAGGGTGGCAAGGAAGTCGACCGGATGGTCGGCGCCGCTCCGAAGCCGCAGATCGCCGCCCTCATCGACCGAGCTCTCTAA
- a CDS encoding sigma-70 family RNA polymerase sigma factor: MWLRRIGQIPLLTPDQEVALARHSRLGCVDCKRALIEANLRLVVSIAKRFMGRGLSMQDLIQEGNMGLIRAVEKFDPDRGFRFSTYATWWVRQAISRSISDHGRTIRIPVHTLEAVNRMMKATSHLQQRLGREVTSAEVGHSINMSPEKVEDFQRAIAEPLSLDSPVGDSEDSALGEFIVDRTGESPSEAAARALMRSRIEDVLDTLADREREVIALRYGLTDGQPHTLEEVARCFQVTRERIRQIEQKALKKLKHPSRATVLRELIA, translated from the coding sequence ATGTGGTTGCGGCGCATCGGGCAAATACCACTTCTCACTCCCGACCAAGAAGTCGCACTCGCCCGGCATAGCCGGCTAGGTTGCGTCGACTGCAAGCGGGCACTTATCGAAGCGAACCTCCGGCTGGTCGTCAGCATCGCTAAACGCTTTATGGGGAGAGGGCTCTCCATGCAGGACCTGATCCAAGAGGGGAACATGGGCCTGATCCGCGCGGTAGAGAAATTCGATCCGGATCGCGGATTCCGATTCAGCACTTATGCCACGTGGTGGGTTCGCCAGGCGATATCACGGTCAATCAGCGACCACGGTCGCACCATTCGGATTCCCGTTCACACGTTAGAGGCGGTGAACCGGATGATGAAGGCGACGAGCCATCTACAGCAGCGGCTGGGACGCGAGGTCACTTCCGCCGAGGTCGGACACTCGATCAATATGAGCCCGGAGAAGGTGGAAGACTTTCAGCGGGCGATCGCGGAGCCGCTCTCACTCGATTCTCCGGTCGGAGATAGCGAGGATTCGGCGCTCGGCGAGTTCATCGTCGACCGCACAGGGGAGTCGCCCTCGGAAGCGGCGGCGCGGGCATTGATGCGCAGCCGGATCGAGGACGTGCTCGACACGCTCGCCGACCGGGAGCGGGAGGTTATCGCCCTCCGCTACGGCCTGACCGACGGCCAGCCGCATACGCTGGAAGAGGTCGCGCGTTGCTTCCAAGTGACTCGCGAGCGAATCCGGCAGATCGAGCAGAAGGCCCTGAAGAAGCTGAAGCATCCTTCGCGCGCCACCGTGCTCCGCGAGCTAATCGCCTAA
- a CDS encoding inositol monophosphatase family protein: MPISTRLADLGSIVERAGALAQEMRGTSIARELKGDGTIVTAADRAVEQLLRQELTRLIPNTTVWGEEFGFDQPGTAGLWVVDPIDGTSNFGFGSPLWGVSVALVRGDEILIGAVTLPDLRETYLAEQGQGAYRSGVRLPDIEPGPVRPEELVSYSDGFIRKAPDAKLPGKMRLAGAFVIDGTFTACQRYRGLLGYKERLYDIGACVLMGQELGAEVRYADGSPLLIEELTHPDQIGRPWIIFPKDSGFYL, translated from the coding sequence ATGCCGATATCGACCCGCCTTGCCGACCTTGGATCGATCGTGGAACGCGCGGGAGCCCTGGCGCAGGAGATGCGTGGAACGAGCATTGCTCGCGAGCTCAAGGGAGACGGCACCATCGTCACCGCCGCCGACCGCGCGGTCGAGCAGCTTCTACGCCAAGAGCTGACGCGACTCATCCCCAACACCACGGTATGGGGGGAAGAATTCGGCTTCGATCAACCCGGAACTGCCGGGCTCTGGGTGGTCGACCCGATCGACGGCACCTCCAACTTCGGCTTTGGCTCACCGCTTTGGGGGGTCAGCGTCGCCCTCGTACGGGGCGACGAGATCCTGATTGGCGCAGTAACGCTGCCCGATTTGCGGGAAACGTACCTGGCCGAGCAGGGCCAAGGCGCCTACCGGAGCGGCGTCAGGCTTCCCGACATCGAGCCTGGACCCGTTCGCCCCGAAGAGCTGGTCAGCTACTCAGACGGATTTATTCGGAAGGCGCCTGACGCGAAGCTACCCGGGAAGATGCGGCTGGCGGGGGCGTTTGTGATCGACGGCACGTTTACCGCTTGCCAGCGCTATCGAGGACTCCTGGGCTACAAGGAGCGGCTGTACGATATCGGCGCCTGCGTGCTCATGGGACAGGAACTCGGCGCCGAAGTTCGTTACGCCGACGGCTCACCCTTGCTGATCGAGGAGCTCACGCACCCCGATCAGATCGGACGCCCCTGGATCATCTTTCCAAAGGATTCGGGCTTCTACCTGTAG
- a CDS encoding glycogen synthase has translation MKVLFVSAEAAPFAKVGGLADVAGALPKALRRLGHDARLVMPLYRMIEDDPRWRLQTTVEHFDVEMNPRWTKGATFKETEHDGLPVGFIGTDEWYTEAVSSETLYYPGGMQHLFFCAAVIKAMEELDWIPDVIHVNDWHTGFLPVLLKEKAGPRWANVPSVFTIHNLAYQGEFGLDALEALGLPHSLFHYERTEAYGYVNFLKAGCAYADRVNTVSENYACEIQTAEFGARLEGLMRHLAEDGRLSGILNGIDTDVFNPATDLDIPFHFSADEPANKARNRAALLKELDLPVDPATPLFGVVSRLSSQKGLDLIVEAAETLFDLPIRLVIQGLGDPKISKALRDLEKRFPQNFRFVEAFDAPLAQRVYAGCDGFLMPSAFEPCGLGQMIAMRYGTVPVVRRTGGLADTVFEGVNGFVFDRLEPMALVAAVTRAADAYSDPGRWQKIMLEGMTSDFGWDASAKKYARLYRDAHADLTEEEAKTA, from the coding sequence ATGAAGGTTTTGTTCGTTTCCGCCGAGGCCGCTCCGTTCGCTAAAGTGGGTGGCCTCGCCGACGTTGCGGGAGCTCTCCCTAAAGCTCTGCGAAGGCTCGGGCACGATGCTCGCCTCGTCATGCCTCTCTACCGAATGATCGAGGACGATCCTCGATGGAGGCTTCAAACCACGGTCGAGCATTTCGATGTCGAGATGAATCCGCGGTGGACTAAAGGCGCGACCTTTAAAGAAACGGAGCACGACGGTCTGCCGGTAGGCTTCATCGGTACCGACGAGTGGTACACGGAAGCGGTTTCCAGCGAGACTCTTTACTATCCAGGCGGAATGCAGCACCTCTTCTTCTGCGCCGCCGTCATCAAGGCGATGGAGGAGCTCGATTGGATTCCCGACGTCATCCACGTTAACGACTGGCACACCGGTTTCCTCCCCGTCCTGCTCAAGGAAAAGGCCGGGCCGCGCTGGGCGAACGTTCCGAGCGTCTTCACCATCCACAACCTCGCCTACCAGGGCGAGTTCGGCTTGGATGCGCTTGAGGCCCTCGGTCTTCCCCATAGCCTCTTCCACTACGAGCGGACGGAGGCATACGGGTACGTGAACTTTCTCAAAGCCGGCTGCGCCTACGCGGATCGGGTCAATACGGTCAGCGAGAATTACGCCTGCGAGATCCAGACGGCTGAATTCGGCGCCCGCCTCGAAGGGCTCATGCGCCACCTGGCGGAAGATGGCAGGCTTTCCGGAATATTGAACGGGATCGACACCGACGTTTTTAACCCCGCCACCGACCTCGATATCCCGTTCCACTTCTCCGCGGACGAGCCGGCGAACAAAGCCAGGAATCGGGCTGCTCTGCTGAAGGAGCTTGATCTACCGGTCGATCCGGCCACTCCCCTGTTCGGCGTCGTGAGCCGGCTGAGCAGCCAAAAAGGGCTCGACCTGATCGTCGAAGCGGCCGAAACTCTCTTCGACCTGCCGATTCGGCTGGTAATCCAAGGGCTTGGCGATCCAAAGATCTCCAAGGCGCTGAGAGATCTGGAAAAGCGCTTCCCCCAAAACTTTCGATTCGTGGAGGCGTTTGACGCCCCGCTCGCCCAGCGCGTGTATGCCGGATGCGACGGCTTCCTGATGCCGAGCGCATTCGAACCGTGTGGGCTAGGGCAGATGATCGCCATGCGTTACGGAACCGTCCCGGTCGTCCGGCGCACCGGCGGCCTCGCCGACACCGTCTTCGAGGGTGTCAACGGCTTCGTCTTCGACCGCTTGGAGCCGATGGCTCTCGTTGCGGCCGTTACCCGCGCCGCCGACGCTTATTCCGACCCGGGCCGCTGGCAAAAAATCATGCTCGAAGGAATGACATCCGACTTCGGCTGGGATGCCAGCGCCAAGAAGTACGCCCGCCTGTACCGAGATGCGCACGCGGATCTTACCGAGGAAGAAGCGAAGACGGCCTAG
- a CDS encoding G5 and 3D domain-containing protein produces the protein MRNCSQKVSTVLALLTVATMAMAGSKGHKIETQLETHTDRIPAGVRYEFSRTVRPGRLVKAQDGREGVIKKTFRITYKDGKPVDKELVKEERRQPQPTLMLMSRSGWQTSRGSFGRGKVLDMVATGYYAMVCGTGRTRLGYRADYGHVAVDPRVIPLGSLVYVESYGFAIASDTGSAIKGHRIDLCFPDYGTAARYGHKHLKVHVLSRS, from the coding sequence ATGCGCAACTGCTCACAGAAGGTGAGTACAGTCTTGGCCCTACTGACCGTCGCCACGATGGCAATGGCGGGAAGTAAAGGTCACAAGATCGAAACTCAACTGGAGACCCATACGGATAGGATTCCGGCGGGTGTTCGGTATGAGTTTAGTCGAACCGTCCGGCCAGGACGGTTGGTGAAGGCCCAGGACGGGCGGGAAGGAGTGATAAAGAAGACCTTCCGCATCACCTACAAGGACGGTAAACCCGTCGATAAAGAACTAGTAAAAGAAGAGCGCCGGCAACCACAGCCGACGTTGATGTTAATGAGTCGAAGCGGTTGGCAAACCAGCCGCGGATCGTTCGGTCGGGGCAAGGTTTTGGACATGGTAGCTACGGGTTATTACGCCATGGTCTGCGGAACCGGTCGGACGAGATTGGGATATCGCGCGGATTACGGCCATGTGGCGGTTGATCCAAGGGTTATTCCACTTGGCTCGCTCGTCTACGTGGAGAGCTATGGGTTCGCGATTGCGTCCGATACAGGGAGCGCGATCAAGGGACACCGGATCGATCTCTGCTTTCCCGATTACGGCACGGCGGCACGGTACGGGCATAAGCACCTGAAAGTGCACGTGTTAAGTAGAAGTTGA
- the dnaG gene encoding DNA primase has protein sequence MADERDEIRSRVDIVDLVSREVPLKQRGRHWTGLCPFHADKNPSFNVSPETGRFKCWSCQATGDIFDWVMRRQNVDFAEAIQILAKEAGITLKRGGGMPASTRQQYETAMDAGLAFFRENFVKSTTAQEYCAGRGLDAATLDLWEIGYAPDVGVALPNHLKKAGVSLAEAKTLFLVDGDQDTGYYGKFRSRLMFPIRDEKGTLVAFGGRILGDGHPKYINSSDTPLYRKSRVLYGMHRAREQMGRERRAVLVEGYLDVIACHRAGVATAVASLGTALAEDQAKLLKRWCDEVVILYDSDEAGQKAAARAVEILEAEKLRVRVALMPLGEDPDTLLRNAGPAAVQTAVTRGLSPTDYRMQALERRLTPDKDEFWSEAVTILSETTSEIEMTAHIDRLSPLLPGTRDSNLAKQTLLRMITRTRRKAKGGGNQGPERPTVQRENRVILGELKAAEIVVFRAFLSEELRKNGWMFARATNLFESGIAQRLSEAILAAFPLEPPTGKPAEWLAKLEDEGIRSALADLLYEWRGDALNGQVFEDSIIKLQKAMAQREFRRLRAAGLSWEEVSERIRELNPDPTDKPKDGDDLF, from the coding sequence TTGGCGGACGAGCGCGACGAGATCCGGTCACGGGTCGATATCGTCGATCTCGTCAGCCGGGAGGTTCCGCTTAAGCAGCGGGGCCGGCACTGGACGGGTCTTTGTCCGTTTCACGCGGACAAGAACCCGTCTTTTAACGTCAGCCCGGAGACCGGCCGGTTCAAATGCTGGTCGTGTCAGGCGACGGGCGATATTTTCGACTGGGTGATGCGGCGTCAGAACGTCGACTTCGCGGAGGCGATCCAAATCTTGGCCAAAGAGGCCGGGATTACGCTGAAGCGCGGGGGCGGGATGCCGGCGTCGACGCGTCAGCAGTACGAGACGGCCATGGACGCCGGGCTCGCGTTCTTCCGCGAGAATTTCGTTAAGTCGACCACCGCGCAGGAGTACTGCGCCGGCCGCGGCCTCGACGCGGCTACCCTCGACCTTTGGGAGATCGGCTACGCGCCGGATGTCGGCGTAGCCCTTCCCAACCACCTCAAGAAGGCAGGGGTCTCCCTTGCGGAGGCAAAGACGCTGTTCCTAGTCGATGGGGATCAAGACACCGGCTACTACGGCAAGTTCCGCTCCCGGCTCATGTTTCCGATCCGTGACGAAAAAGGGACGCTGGTGGCATTCGGCGGCCGGATCCTTGGTGACGGGCACCCGAAGTACATCAACAGCAGCGACACCCCCCTCTACCGTAAGAGCCGGGTTTTATACGGGATGCACCGAGCCCGGGAGCAGATGGGCCGGGAGCGGCGAGCGGTTCTCGTCGAAGGATATTTGGACGTCATCGCCTGCCACCGAGCGGGCGTGGCGACCGCCGTCGCCTCTCTGGGCACGGCGCTCGCGGAGGACCAGGCGAAGCTTCTGAAGCGTTGGTGCGACGAGGTGGTGATCCTTTACGACAGCGACGAGGCGGGGCAGAAGGCGGCAGCTCGCGCGGTGGAGATACTGGAAGCGGAGAAATTACGCGTTAGGGTAGCCCTGATGCCCCTGGGCGAGGATCCGGACACCCTGCTGAGAAACGCAGGCCCTGCGGCCGTCCAGACCGCCGTAACGAGGGGTCTGAGTCCTACCGACTATCGGATGCAGGCGCTGGAGCGCCGACTGACGCCCGACAAGGACGAATTCTGGTCGGAAGCGGTGACGATCTTGTCCGAGACTACGAGTGAGATCGAGATGACGGCCCACATCGACCGTCTCTCCCCCTTACTGCCAGGCACCCGCGACTCGAACCTGGCGAAGCAAACGCTACTGAGGATGATCACCCGCACCCGCCGCAAGGCGAAGGGCGGCGGGAACCAGGGGCCGGAGCGCCCTACGGTGCAAAGGGAAAACCGGGTGATTCTAGGCGAGCTGAAGGCGGCCGAGATCGTGGTTTTCCGAGCATTCCTCAGCGAGGAGCTTCGAAAGAACGGGTGGATGTTTGCCCGCGCCACCAACCTCTTCGAGAGCGGCATTGCCCAACGTCTTAGTGAGGCGATCCTCGCAGCTTTTCCTTTGGAACCGCCGACGGGGAAGCCGGCCGAATGGTTGGCCAAATTGGAGGATGAGGGGATTAGGTCAGCTCTGGCCGACCTGCTGTATGAGTGGCGTGGCGATGCGTTGAACGGCCAGGTATTCGAGGACTCGATTATTAAGTTGCAAAAAGCAATGGCTCAACGAGAGTTTCGCCGTTTACGCGCGGCGGGCCTGAGCTGGGAAGAGGTCAGCGAGCGGATCCGCGAGCTTAATCCGGACCCGACCGACAAGCCAAAAGACGGCGACGACCTGTTCTAG
- the rsmA gene encoding 16S rRNA (adenine(1518)-N(6)/adenine(1519)-N(6))-dimethyltransferase RsmA: protein MRLYDPGTLKAFLARHGLDATKSLGQNFLVSSRVVDKIVNAAHGCSGVCEIGPGPGVLTQPLSEQAERLIALELDPRMAVLLAESSPRAEVRQADALKIDLAALLDELPGPRAIVSNMPYYITGPLLQRVADVRGHFDRAILMMQREVAQRVVAPPASGERGSLSVYLQTLFEIRPLAEAPSTVFLPPPKVDSSVLLFVPRQVDVSDFYFKLIRLGFAQPRKTLANNLAAGLKLSRGESIPILEELGMWEKTRAQELDEASWRALADRLAPLPSDL, encoded by the coding sequence TTGAGGCTGTACGATCCGGGGACGCTCAAGGCGTTCCTCGCTCGTCACGGCCTCGACGCCACCAAGAGTTTGGGCCAGAATTTTCTGGTCTCTTCTCGGGTGGTCGACAAAATTGTGAACGCCGCGCATGGCTGTAGCGGCGTCTGTGAAATCGGCCCCGGTCCCGGGGTCCTAACTCAACCGCTCAGCGAACAAGCTGAGCGGTTGATTGCGTTAGAATTGGACCCCCGAATGGCGGTCCTGCTCGCCGAGTCGTCCCCTCGTGCCGAAGTTCGGCAGGCCGACGCTCTCAAAATCGATCTCGCGGCGTTGCTGGACGAACTGCCCGGCCCACGTGCGATCGTCTCGAACATGCCGTACTACATCACCGGTCCGCTTCTGCAGCGGGTCGCCGACGTGCGAGGCCATTTTGATCGCGCGATCCTGATGATGCAGCGGGAGGTCGCGCAACGCGTGGTGGCGCCCCCCGCCAGCGGTGAGCGAGGATCGCTTTCCGTCTACCTTCAGACGCTGTTCGAGATCCGTCCATTGGCGGAGGCCCCGTCGACGGTGTTTCTCCCGCCGCCAAAGGTAGATAGCTCTGTTCTCCTCTTCGTCCCTCGCCAGGTCGACGTTTCCGACTTTTACTTCAAGCTCATTCGCCTCGGGTTCGCCCAGCCTCGGAAGACGTTGGCGAACAATCTAGCCGCCGGTCTGAAGCTATCTCGCGGCGAATCGATCCCGATCCTGGAGGAGCTGGGGATGTGGGAGAAGACTCGTGCACAAGAGCTGGACGAGGCGTCGTGGCGAGCGCTCGCCGACCGGCTTGCTCCATTACCCTCGGACCTCTGA
- the murJ gene encoding murein biosynthesis integral membrane protein MurJ: MTIVNRQFVFAAVANNLPSTRVYFSAVTDVPLPPVDESADRTVARASGIMSFSLGLSRVLGMLRDTAMTAMFAVSIQTDAYGIAITIPDLLFMLVAGGGLSSAFMPVFSQLLHTKKEREAWKLFSVVVTVCSLAVAVLIAVAWALAPWVAHFIAKDKTDKAGHNISALLEPHIVEMGRILLPAQFAFLIGSILLATLYARRQFLAPSLAPNVYNVGIIVGAIVGGLSPLGIAGMPWGGLTGAMIGNLLLPAYFMAKTGSHFKPSLDLKAEGVGKFFRLLAPVIFGFSLPSVVQLITTYFAAHYSEGINTVFRLSNNLMQAPSGIFGQSMALAAFPVLAQFYAQKRMDLYASQMTRSLRTVIYLGVPSAALMLALAPQISHLIYGYGKAAKDGHLEDIALTLRIYAPSIIAWCIQPVLMRGFFSVHKTMLPVALSTGMTAIFIAMCTFCTSQGLPFTSLAWSTDIAALLLVVILFVALEKSVAQIDRKGVFKTFGKALVAATAMGAVAFVAAYATESVGLGRHRLVEFLCFLLTATCAAWAYYFLTKRLKMPEVEYFDRALAKLNRKR, translated from the coding sequence TTGACAATTGTCAATCGTCAATTCGTTTTTGCCGCGGTTGCGAACAACCTTCCGTCGACTCGGGTTTACTTTTCCGCTGTGACCGACGTACCGCTGCCGCCCGTTGACGAGTCGGCGGACCGTACCGTCGCCCGCGCCAGCGGGATCATGTCTTTCAGCCTCGGGTTGAGTCGCGTGCTCGGCATGCTGCGCGACACCGCGATGACCGCGATGTTCGCGGTGAGCATCCAAACCGACGCCTACGGCATCGCGATCACCATCCCCGACCTCCTTTTTATGCTGGTCGCCGGCGGCGGCTTGAGCTCCGCGTTCATGCCGGTCTTCAGCCAGCTCCTGCATACCAAGAAGGAACGCGAAGCCTGGAAGCTTTTCAGCGTCGTCGTCACCGTCTGTTCTCTCGCCGTCGCGGTTTTGATCGCCGTCGCATGGGCTCTCGCGCCATGGGTCGCTCACTTCATTGCCAAAGATAAGACGGATAAGGCAGGACACAACATCTCCGCACTCTTGGAGCCGCACATCGTGGAGATGGGTCGCATTCTGCTACCCGCGCAGTTCGCATTCCTCATCGGATCGATCCTCCTTGCAACCCTCTACGCGCGGCGCCAATTCTTAGCCCCGAGCCTCGCCCCCAACGTCTACAACGTCGGCATCATCGTCGGCGCAATCGTCGGCGGCCTTAGCCCACTGGGGATTGCCGGGATGCCGTGGGGCGGGCTGACCGGGGCCATGATCGGCAACCTCTTGCTGCCCGCCTATTTCATGGCGAAAACCGGCTCGCACTTCAAGCCGAGTCTCGACCTGAAAGCGGAGGGGGTTGGCAAGTTCTTCCGACTCCTTGCGCCCGTCATTTTCGGATTCTCGCTTCCGAGCGTCGTTCAGTTGATCACCACCTACTTCGCGGCCCACTATTCGGAAGGGATCAATACGGTTTTCCGTCTCAGCAACAACCTGATGCAGGCTCCGAGCGGAATCTTCGGCCAGTCGATGGCGCTCGCCGCCTTTCCCGTTCTCGCCCAGTTTTACGCCCAGAAGCGGATGGATCTGTACGCTTCGCAGATGACACGGAGCCTGCGCACGGTCATTTACCTCGGCGTTCCGTCGGCGGCCCTGATGCTGGCGCTCGCTCCCCAGATCTCCCACCTTATTTACGGATATGGGAAGGCGGCGAAGGACGGACACCTCGAAGATATCGCTCTTACGCTCCGGATCTATGCTCCGAGCATCATCGCCTGGTGCATTCAACCGGTTTTGATGCGGGGTTTCTTCTCCGTCCACAAGACGATGCTGCCGGTCGCCCTCAGCACCGGCATGACGGCCATCTTCATTGCGATGTGCACCTTCTGCACGTCGCAGGGGCTTCCGTTCACTTCGTTGGCCTGGTCGACCGACATCGCGGCGTTGCTCCTCGTCGTGATCCTGTTCGTGGCGCTCGAAAAGTCCGTCGCACAGATCGATCGGAAGGGGGTCTTCAAGACGTTTGGGAAGGCGTTGGTGGCGGCGACGGCCATGGGCGCCGTCGCCTTCGTGGCCGCGTACGCTACGGAATCGGTCGGTCTCGGCCGGCATCGCTTGGTCGAATTCCTCTGCTTCCTCCTCACTGCTACCTGCGCGGCCTGGGCTTACTATTTCCTCACCAAACGGCTAAAAATGCCCGAAGTCGAATACTTCGACCGCGCTTTGGCGAAGCTGAATCGAAAGCGATAA